In Bos indicus x Bos taurus breed Angus x Brahman F1 hybrid chromosome 1, Bos_hybrid_MaternalHap_v2.0, whole genome shotgun sequence, a single window of DNA contains:
- the UBE2G2 gene encoding ubiquitin-conjugating enzyme E2 G2 isoform X4, whose protein sequence is MRFTCEMFHPNIYPDGRVCISILHAPGDDPMGYESSAERWSPVQSVEKILLSVSPMTRAAPTWTPPRCGGTTGSSSTRSPSRLCRSRWGSEPPAPMHSCAQTHCRAQTHCQAVRGVSSGTDTLCWYQKRRACRTTASVFFVPFLPQAGFSSEMRASVG, encoded by the exons ATGAGATTTACCTGCGAGATGTTTCACCCCAACA TCTACCCAGATGGCAGAGTCTGCATCTCCATCCTGCATGCTCCTGGcgacgaccccatgggctacgaGAGCAGCGCCGAGCGCTGGAGCCCCGTGCAGAGCGTGGAGAAGATCCTCCTGTCGGTG AGCCCAATGACGAGAGCGGCGCCAACGTGGACGCCTCCAAGATGTGGCGGGACGACCGGGAGCAGTTCTACAAGGTCGCCAAGCAGATTGTGCAGAAGTCGCTGGGGCTCTGAGCCTCCCGCGCCCATGCACAGCTGCGCGCAGACGCACTGCCGCGCGCAGACGCACTGCCAGGCGGTTCGCGGGGTTTCCTCTGGGACGGACACTCTGTGCTGGTACCAAAAAAGGCGAGCTTGCAGAACCACAGCATCTGTGTTTTTTGTACCTTTTCTACCCCAGGCAGGCTTTTCATCTGAAATGCGGGCTTCTGTAGGATGA
- the UBE2G2 gene encoding ubiquitin-conjugating enzyme E2 G2 isoform X2: MNEENFFEWEALIMGPEDTCFEFGVFPAILSFPLDYPLSPPKMRFTCEMFHPNIYPDGRVCISILHAPGDDPMGYESSAERWSPVQSVEKILLSVSPMTRAAPTWTPPRCGGTTGSSSTRSPSRLCRSRWGSEPPAPMHSCAQTHCRAQTHCQAVRGVSSGTDTLCWYQKRRACRTTASVFFVPFLPQAGFSSEMRASVG, from the exons GGGCCCAGAAGACACCTGTTTTGAGTTTGGGGTGTTTCCTGCCATCCTGAGTTTCCCACTTGATTACCCGTTAAGTCCCCCAAAGATGAGATTTACCTGCGAGATGTTTCACCCCAACA TCTACCCAGATGGCAGAGTCTGCATCTCCATCCTGCATGCTCCTGGcgacgaccccatgggctacgaGAGCAGCGCCGAGCGCTGGAGCCCCGTGCAGAGCGTGGAGAAGATCCTCCTGTCGGTG AGCCCAATGACGAGAGCGGCGCCAACGTGGACGCCTCCAAGATGTGGCGGGACGACCGGGAGCAGTTCTACAAGGTCGCCAAGCAGATTGTGCAGAAGTCGCTGGGGCTCTGAGCCTCCCGCGCCCATGCACAGCTGCGCGCAGACGCACTGCCGCGCGCAGACGCACTGCCAGGCGGTTCGCGGGGTTTCCTCTGGGACGGACACTCTGTGCTGGTACCAAAAAAGGCGAGCTTGCAGAACCACAGCATCTGTGTTTTTTGTACCTTTTCTACCCCAGGCAGGCTTTTCATCTGAAATGCGGGCTTCTGTAGGATGA